A single genomic interval of Aegicerativicinus sediminis harbors:
- a CDS encoding nitroreductase family protein: MKTLEEPMIKKETPTDYEIHPLIKQRWSPRAFSENPISEKELKQLFEAGRWAASSNNFQPWRIIYGIKGTDVYNRIFKCLDEFNQGWNKTTQVLLLGAFKKTNKKGKENFHALHDLGQFMANLSIQAQSMGIAIHQMAGVDFKMAIKEFEFPEDYHVATAVAIGYYGGDIETLPEDLQEKELQKERKRKPQEEFIFNGNFKE; the protein is encoded by the coding sequence ATGAAAACACTCGAAGAACCAATGATAAAAAAAGAGACCCCAACTGATTATGAAATTCATCCGCTTATAAAGCAGCGCTGGAGCCCAAGGGCCTTTTCAGAAAACCCTATTTCCGAGAAAGAATTAAAACAATTATTTGAAGCAGGTAGATGGGCCGCTAGCAGTAATAATTTCCAGCCATGGAGGATAATTTATGGTATTAAGGGCACGGACGTCTATAATCGGATATTTAAATGTTTAGACGAATTTAATCAAGGTTGGAACAAAACCACTCAAGTTTTATTACTGGGAGCCTTTAAGAAAACTAATAAAAAAGGAAAAGAGAATTTTCATGCCCTCCATGATTTAGGTCAATTTATGGCTAACCTTTCCATACAAGCACAATCGATGGGCATTGCTATCCATCAAATGGCCGGAGTTGATTTTAAAATGGCGATTAAAGAATTTGAATTCCCCGAGGATTATCATGTGGCTACTGCAGTAGCCATTGGGTATTATGGAGGTGATATTGAAACCTTACCAGAAGATTTGCAGGAAAAAGAATTGCAAAAAGAGCGAAAACGAAAACCTCAGGAGGAATTTATTTTCAATGGAAATTTTAAGGAATAA
- a CDS encoding M16 family metallopeptidase: MNKKSLLLLVVMFTANSLISNAQEQEFSIDYEKFTLSNGLEVILHEDHSDPIVAVATMMHVGSNREKPGKTGFAHFFEHMSFNDSENVPRGANRKMIPEWGGTRNGGTWTDGTVYYEVVPKDAFEKILWIDSDRFGYMINTVTKEALEREKQVVKNEKRQRVDNSPYGYTDEIIRKNLYPEGHPYSWTVIGQLPDLQAATLDDVKEFYHEYYGAANASLVIAGDIDIEKTKKLVEQWFGEIPSGPEVKPLAPMPVSLTETKNLFFEDNFAKLPEFRMVYPTVEEYNEDSYALQILGNLLSGSKKAPLYKVLVEEKKLTPNVGSYQNSSELAGEFTFRVRANANVNLNNVKLAIEEGLRKFEKEGVDENDLKRIKAEMETQLYQGISTVLNKAFQLVQDNEFGGDPGFITKRAKLMNSVSAEDIMRVYNKYIKNKHYVMTSVVPKGELELMVDGAKLAEVWIEEVKQNVENEEVSQGEEAVYEKTPSKYDRSEPSFGETPLFKSPDIYMGELANGIKVYGIENREIPLVQFELSIPGGQLLDPAGKTGVASLLSDLMMQGTATKTPAELEEAIGLLGARIGISSSSEELRINGSCLSKNFVPTIKIVEEILLQPRWDEQEYERLKLALKTNLKGREANPSSIASLAYGKLLYGNNHVYGVSGSGDLETAENITLSDLKAYYKLLSPVNANLNVVGAVNKITVLNTFKNLSDSWKNEANQLPEQTINPEGIAGNLYFIDVPDAKQSVILLGKLTLKASNPDLDKLKFANEILGGGSSGKLFQTLRIEKGYTYGATSGVTEMLDVGQFYTQTSVRANATLASLQIIENMISNYANDFGENEVELTKNKILKENTRAYESLGSKLGMLRKLSKFNKSNDYVEKEQQILIGMDLPEFKRVISKYLQEPDMIYVVVGDKATQFEEIKKLGKPVVELDIHGEPIN; the protein is encoded by the coding sequence ATGAATAAGAAATCACTTTTATTATTAGTTGTCATGTTTACTGCAAATAGTTTAATCTCCAACGCACAAGAACAAGAATTTTCTATCGATTACGAGAAATTCACCTTGTCCAATGGACTAGAGGTTATATTGCACGAAGACCATAGTGACCCAATTGTTGCAGTAGCAACAATGATGCATGTAGGTTCTAACCGTGAAAAACCTGGGAAAACGGGTTTTGCACACTTTTTCGAACATATGAGTTTTAATGACTCTGAGAATGTTCCAAGGGGAGCCAATCGTAAAATGATTCCTGAATGGGGAGGAACGCGTAATGGAGGTACTTGGACCGATGGAACCGTATATTATGAAGTTGTCCCAAAAGATGCATTTGAAAAAATTTTATGGATAGATTCAGATCGATTTGGTTACATGATTAATACCGTTACTAAAGAAGCTCTTGAACGCGAAAAACAAGTGGTTAAAAATGAGAAGCGACAACGTGTAGATAATTCGCCATATGGTTATACAGATGAAATAATAAGAAAAAATTTATACCCTGAAGGACATCCATATAGTTGGACGGTAATTGGTCAGCTTCCAGATTTACAAGCTGCAACATTAGATGATGTAAAAGAGTTTTATCATGAGTATTATGGAGCCGCAAATGCCTCTCTAGTAATTGCGGGAGACATAGATATAGAGAAGACTAAAAAGCTGGTAGAACAATGGTTTGGAGAGATTCCAAGTGGACCAGAAGTTAAACCTTTAGCGCCAATGCCCGTTTCGTTGACTGAAACAAAGAATTTATTTTTTGAAGATAACTTCGCCAAGTTACCAGAATTTAGAATGGTTTATCCGACCGTTGAAGAATACAATGAGGACAGTTATGCACTTCAAATTTTAGGGAACTTATTAAGCGGAAGCAAAAAAGCCCCTTTATATAAAGTTTTGGTTGAAGAAAAAAAACTAACTCCAAATGTTGGTTCATATCAGAATAGCAGTGAATTGGCAGGTGAATTTACCTTCAGGGTTAGAGCTAATGCAAACGTAAATTTGAATAATGTAAAGTTGGCCATTGAAGAAGGATTAAGAAAATTTGAAAAGGAAGGTGTTGACGAAAATGATTTAAAACGTATAAAAGCTGAAATGGAGACCCAATTGTACCAAGGTATCAGTACAGTCTTGAATAAGGCGTTTCAATTGGTTCAAGATAATGAGTTTGGAGGAGACCCTGGGTTTATAACAAAACGTGCCAAGCTTATGAATTCAGTTTCAGCTGAAGACATTATGAGGGTATATAATAAATATATTAAAAATAAGCACTATGTAATGACAAGTGTGGTGCCTAAAGGTGAATTGGAATTAATGGTAGATGGTGCAAAATTAGCAGAAGTTTGGATCGAGGAAGTGAAGCAAAATGTTGAAAATGAAGAGGTATCTCAAGGTGAAGAAGCGGTGTATGAAAAAACACCAAGTAAGTATGATAGAAGCGAACCATCTTTTGGTGAGACCCCATTATTTAAATCACCAGATATTTATATGGGTGAATTAGCAAATGGAATTAAAGTATATGGTATTGAAAATCGTGAAATACCTTTAGTGCAATTTGAATTATCCATTCCAGGTGGACAACTGTTAGATCCTGCAGGTAAGACGGGTGTTGCTTCACTTCTTAGTGATTTGATGATGCAGGGTACGGCTACCAAAACTCCGGCAGAATTAGAAGAGGCCATCGGTTTATTAGGCGCAAGAATCGGTATTTCTTCGTCTAGTGAAGAATTAAGGATTAATGGATCATGTTTAAGCAAAAATTTTGTACCAACAATTAAGATTGTTGAAGAAATCCTATTGCAACCTAGATGGGATGAACAGGAATACGAGCGTCTTAAGTTGGCTTTAAAAACAAATCTAAAAGGAAGAGAGGCAAACCCTAGTTCAATAGCTTCACTGGCATATGGAAAGTTGCTATATGGCAACAATCATGTTTACGGAGTTTCAGGATCGGGAGATTTGGAAACAGCCGAAAATATTACACTCTCAGATTTAAAAGCATATTACAAATTGCTTTCACCAGTGAATGCTAATCTAAATGTGGTTGGAGCTGTTAATAAAATCACAGTATTAAATACATTTAAAAATTTATCAGATAGTTGGAAGAATGAAGCAAACCAACTTCCTGAACAAACAATAAATCCAGAAGGAATAGCAGGTAATTTATATTTTATTGATGTTCCAGACGCTAAGCAATCTGTTATTTTACTAGGAAAATTAACCCTTAAGGCATCCAATCCTGATTTGGATAAATTAAAGTTTGCAAATGAGATTTTGGGAGGTGGTTCTAGTGGAAAATTATTTCAGACCCTAAGAATTGAAAAAGGATATACCTACGGAGCCACTTCTGGAGTTACAGAAATGTTGGATGTTGGGCAATTCTATACCCAAACCAGTGTGCGAGCAAACGCTACTTTAGCATCCCTGCAAATCATTGAAAATATGATTTCAAATTATGCGAATGATTTTGGAGAAAATGAAGTTGAATTGACCAAAAATAAAATTCTTAAAGAAAATACTAGGGCTTATGAATCTTTAGGAAGTAAACTTGGAATGTTGCGCAAATTGAGCAAATTTAACAAGAGCAACGATTATGTTGAAAAGGAGCAACAGATTTTAATAGGGATGGATTTGCCCGAGTTTAAAAGGGTAATTTCAAAATATTTGCAAGAGCCTGATATGATCTATGTCGTAGTAGGAGACAAGGCTACCCAATTTGAGGAAATCAAAAAATTAGGCAAACCAGTTGTAGAATTGGATATTCACGGGGAGCCAATAAATTAA
- a CDS encoding OsmC family protein: MKRNASAHWEGNGKNGKGHLTTQSSVLDKTQYSFTSRFEQGIGTNPEELIAAAHAGCFTMKLAFILQEAGYTADSLDTTCEVSLEDGSIKTSKLHVTGSIPNLDEETFKGMVKDAEENCPISQSLTATTTASYTLN, translated from the coding sequence ATGAAAAGAAATGCATCAGCACACTGGGAAGGAAATGGTAAAAACGGAAAAGGACATTTAACTACTCAAAGTTCGGTATTAGATAAAACACAATACTCCTTTACTTCTCGTTTTGAGCAAGGAATTGGAACGAATCCTGAAGAATTGATTGCTGCAGCACATGCAGGTTGTTTTACCATGAAACTAGCTTTTATTCTTCAAGAAGCAGGATATACAGCAGATTCTTTAGATACAACCTGTGAGGTGTCATTGGAAGATGGCTCAATTAAAACAAGTAAGTTACATGTTACAGGAAGCATACCAAATTTAGATGAGGAAACATTTAAAGGTATGGTTAAAGATGCTGAAGAAAATTGCCCTATTTCTCAATCACTTACGGCAACCACAACAGCAAGCTACACACTCAATTAA
- a CDS encoding EamA family transporter — MKKPSPTALIILAFFAIYVIWGSTYLLNKISVAKLDPFMLASIRFVTAGLLIFVIAFFSGISLKISKRQFKNTVLAGFFFLTFGNGVVVWALKYVDSGFAALEIAAQPLVVLLMMWALQGKKIRRMSLLGIFLGVIGMFLLVSQKEIVLQENALTGILMILACMLSWAYGSIFVGKAELPKNFFVNTGYQMVTGGLLLVFFSIVFGEKWVPLSQWGSDVIWAMVILIIFGSIAAFTAFNFLLKQVSPEKVSTNTYVNPIIALFLGWYFLGEKITLQSIIAALVLLTGVYFINTSRNRLGAPRTPKS, encoded by the coding sequence ATGAAAAAACCCTCTCCAACAGCTTTGATTATACTCGCCTTTTTCGCTATTTACGTGATTTGGGGCTCCACTTATCTGCTAAACAAGATATCAGTTGCCAAGTTAGATCCATTTATGCTAGCATCAATTCGATTTGTAACAGCGGGTCTCCTAATTTTTGTGATTGCCTTTTTCAGTGGGATAAGTTTAAAAATCAGTAAGCGGCAATTCAAGAATACCGTCTTGGCAGGTTTTTTCTTTTTAACCTTTGGAAATGGAGTGGTGGTATGGGCATTAAAATATGTTGATAGTGGATTTGCTGCATTGGAAATTGCAGCTCAGCCTTTGGTTGTCCTTTTAATGATGTGGGCATTGCAGGGCAAGAAAATTAGAAGAATGTCATTATTGGGAATTTTCTTGGGGGTAATAGGTATGTTTTTATTGGTGAGTCAAAAAGAAATTGTCTTACAAGAAAATGCCTTAACAGGAATTTTGATGATCTTGGCATGTATGTTAAGTTGGGCCTACGGAAGCATATTTGTTGGAAAGGCTGAATTGCCTAAAAATTTCTTTGTTAATACAGGGTATCAAATGGTAACAGGCGGTTTGCTATTGGTCTTTTTTAGTATTGTTTTTGGAGAAAAATGGGTGCCATTATCACAATGGGGATCAGATGTTATTTGGGCGATGGTTATCCTTATCATCTTTGGAAGTATTGCTGCTTTTACAGCTTTCAATTTTTTATTAAAGCAAGTTTCACCAGAAAAGGTCTCAACTAACACGTATGTTAATCCTATTATTGCCCTATTTTTAGGGTGGTATTTTTTAGGCGAGAAAATAACTCTTCAATCTATTATAGCGGCTTTGGTATTATTAACTGGAGTTTATTTCATCAATACTTCTAGGAATAGGTTGGGTGCACCTCGTACCCCTAAAAGCTAA
- a CDS encoding S41 family peptidase, whose product MKISVFLVTIFLSVTSLSYSQIDAKLMRYLDMSKDKIAFVYGGDIWIMPRSGGQAIQLTHSQGEESDPRFSPDGSEIAYSASYNGNMDIYVMPVEGGIPKRLTYASFPDRMLDWHPDGKSLMIASRREAKTPRVNEFFMLDVNGGLPTKLDIPYGELAKFNSDGSKLVYITKITENYPFKRYRGGLTSDILVYDFKTSKVDRITTDHANDGKPTWSGNNIYYLSDVGANYRRNIYQYNTQTKVTTPLTSIEDFDITYFAVHNDDLVFESGGDLYVKTKNANDPKKIEVKVVSDLSLEMPQLKNVSDQLRGATPSPDGNRLVVEARGELFNIPAKEGVTINLTHSSGAYDRNAAWSPDGRHIAYWSDKGGEFQIYLQDSKNTKAAKRLTDFKSGFGYELHWSPDSQHMAFIDEQNRIRIVNAESGKITDVDKNKYHIIHGGRFGYTLNWSPDSKWLTYSKSLDNSNGAIYLYNVDSKKVTQVTSGFYNDFNPVFDSKGEFLFYLTDRAFNAAYSSLGDGTWIYPNNTEIVALALNRNVQYPLSPKNDTISISKDQPKEKEGDSKKEVPSSDTKKELKIDLNGAESRLTVLPIPAGNYGDLFNVDGKLIYLKYPIVGDFDGNSTLKYFDFDKREEKKIMDNINSVIPTANGKSMLVFSRGKLGIISPSEGQKIDEPVPTGHLTMQWVAKEEWREIFNDTWRRYRDFFYDKDMQQVDWDEMRERYGKLIEDARTRWDVSNIQSNMQAELSAGHTYTRGGDNEQVNFIQTGYLGINWKVDSKGYAIEEIIKPAPWDTEVRSPFDRPGIEVSSGDYIHSVNGIPLDTKLDPYAAFDGLAGQTVALQVSKSGKISEAKEVIVKLLNQGEEQNLRYLSWIEDNRQMVEKLSDGKLGYVYMSNTSSRGQLELVKMYYAQLDKQGFIIDERFNGGGQLADRFMELMLRPSIYNLYWRHGEHITAPQRVNTGPKGMLINGWAGSGGDALPWAFRELDAGPIVGERTVGILVGPATGHELIDGGGITVPGARLYLNNGEWFDEGVGVRPDIEVWDDPNLLMEGKDPQIERVVSEVLKLVMANPPIKTPPPSMQDRTAKGLQTKD is encoded by the coding sequence ATGAAAATTTCTGTATTCTTAGTGACCATTTTTCTTTCGGTCACCTCACTTTCTTATTCCCAAATTGACGCCAAATTAATGCGTTACCTAGATATGTCTAAAGACAAAATTGCTTTTGTTTACGGAGGTGATATATGGATAATGCCGCGTTCTGGCGGACAGGCGATTCAATTAACACATTCTCAAGGAGAAGAGTCAGATCCTCGATTTTCTCCTGATGGTTCTGAAATTGCATATTCCGCAAGTTATAATGGCAATATGGATATTTATGTAATGCCTGTTGAAGGAGGGATTCCAAAAAGATTAACCTATGCCTCTTTTCCGGACAGAATGTTAGATTGGCATCCAGACGGTAAATCATTAATGATAGCATCACGTAGAGAAGCAAAAACGCCTAGAGTAAATGAATTTTTTATGTTGGATGTTAATGGTGGATTACCAACAAAATTAGATATTCCTTATGGGGAGTTGGCCAAATTCAATTCAGACGGGAGCAAATTGGTATATATCACAAAAATCACTGAAAACTATCCATTTAAGCGTTACCGAGGTGGATTGACTTCAGATATTTTGGTTTATGATTTTAAAACTTCCAAAGTTGATCGTATAACAACAGATCATGCAAATGATGGTAAACCAACATGGTCAGGAAATAACATTTACTATTTGTCTGACGTTGGTGCCAATTATAGAAGGAATATTTACCAATATAACACTCAAACTAAAGTCACAACTCCACTTACTTCCATTGAGGATTTTGATATAACTTATTTTGCTGTCCATAATGATGATTTGGTTTTTGAATCTGGTGGAGATCTATATGTAAAAACAAAAAACGCTAATGATCCTAAAAAAATTGAGGTAAAGGTTGTTTCCGATTTGTCTTTGGAAATGCCTCAACTTAAGAACGTTTCTGACCAATTGAGAGGTGCTACTCCTTCACCAGATGGAAATCGACTTGTTGTAGAGGCTAGAGGTGAATTGTTTAATATTCCTGCAAAAGAAGGGGTAACAATCAATTTAACCCATTCTAGCGGAGCTTATGATCGTAATGCCGCTTGGTCTCCTGACGGTAGGCACATAGCATATTGGAGTGATAAAGGAGGGGAGTTTCAAATCTATCTCCAGGATTCTAAAAATACTAAAGCTGCCAAAAGGCTTACAGATTTTAAATCTGGTTTTGGGTATGAATTGCATTGGTCCCCAGATAGTCAACATATGGCTTTTATAGATGAACAAAACAGGATACGTATAGTTAATGCCGAAAGCGGTAAAATTACTGATGTTGATAAAAACAAGTACCACATAATACATGGTGGACGATTCGGGTATACCCTTAATTGGTCGCCGGATTCTAAATGGCTTACTTATTCTAAGAGTTTAGATAATTCGAATGGTGCTATTTATTTATATAATGTTGATTCTAAAAAAGTTACACAAGTTACCAGCGGATTTTATAATGATTTCAATCCAGTTTTTGATAGTAAAGGAGAGTTTTTATTCTATTTAACGGATAGAGCATTTAATGCCGCTTACAGTTCATTAGGTGATGGCACTTGGATTTATCCAAACAACACGGAAATTGTGGCCCTTGCCTTAAATAGGAATGTTCAATATCCGTTATCGCCTAAAAATGATACTATTTCAATTTCTAAAGACCAGCCTAAGGAAAAAGAAGGAGACTCAAAAAAAGAGGTTCCTTCATCAGACACAAAAAAAGAATTGAAAATTGATTTGAATGGTGCTGAAAGTAGACTAACCGTTTTACCAATACCAGCAGGAAATTATGGGGATCTGTTTAATGTTGATGGAAAATTAATTTATTTAAAATATCCAATAGTCGGAGATTTCGATGGTAATTCCACTTTAAAATATTTTGATTTTGATAAGCGGGAGGAAAAGAAAATAATGGACAACATAAATTCTGTAATTCCGACGGCAAATGGAAAATCCATGCTGGTTTTTTCAAGAGGGAAATTAGGCATAATCTCACCAAGCGAAGGTCAAAAAATTGATGAACCCGTTCCTACGGGACATTTGACAATGCAATGGGTAGCGAAAGAGGAATGGAGAGAAATATTTAACGATACTTGGAGACGTTATCGCGACTTTTTTTATGATAAAGATATGCAGCAAGTAGATTGGGATGAGATGAGAGAACGGTATGGAAAATTAATTGAAGATGCAAGAACCCGATGGGATGTTTCAAATATTCAATCCAATATGCAGGCTGAACTAAGCGCTGGACATACATATACCCGAGGTGGAGATAATGAACAAGTTAATTTTATCCAAACCGGATATTTAGGAATAAACTGGAAAGTGGATTCAAAAGGTTATGCAATTGAAGAAATTATTAAACCTGCACCTTGGGATACCGAAGTCCGTTCACCTTTTGATAGGCCTGGTATTGAAGTTAGTTCAGGAGATTACATTCATTCTGTTAACGGCATACCACTAGATACTAAATTAGATCCATATGCCGCCTTCGATGGTTTGGCTGGACAGACTGTGGCACTACAGGTTTCTAAATCTGGAAAAATTTCTGAAGCAAAGGAAGTTATTGTAAAGTTGTTAAATCAAGGTGAAGAACAGAACCTTAGGTATTTATCATGGATTGAAGACAACCGACAAATGGTGGAAAAATTATCTGATGGTAAATTAGGCTACGTATACATGTCCAACACATCTAGTCGCGGGCAATTAGAATTGGTGAAGATGTATTATGCTCAGTTGGATAAACAAGGCTTCATAATCGATGAACGCTTTAATGGTGGGGGCCAATTGGCAGATCGATTTATGGAACTTATGTTGCGTCCTTCTATTTATAATTTATACTGGCGTCATGGAGAACATATTACCGCCCCACAAAGGGTAAACACTGGTCCGAAGGGAATGTTAATTAACGGTTGGGCCGGTTCAGGTGGTGATGCCTTACCTTGGGCTTTCAGGGAATTAGACGCTGGACCGATAGTAGGGGAGCGTACCGTTGGAATTCTTGTTGGACCAGCAACAGGTCATGAATTAATTGACGGGGGTGGTATTACGGTTCCTGGCGCTCGTTTATATCTTAATAATGGAGAATGGTTTGATGAGGGTGTTGGAGTGCGACCTGACATTGAAGTTTGGGATGATCCTAATTTGTTAATGGAAGGAAAGGATCCGCAAATAGAAAGGGTGGTATCGGAGGTACTTAAGCTAGTAATGGCAAATCCCCCGATAAAAACCCCTCCGCCATCCATGCAAGACCGTACCGCCAAAGGACTACAGACTAAAGATTAA